One region of Candidatus Obscuribacterales bacterium genomic DNA includes:
- the ureC gene encoding urease subunit alpha, protein MEISRERYAELFGPTTGDRIRLGDTSLIVEVERDTTVYGDECVFGGGKTLRDGLGMAPGVTSAQGALDLVITNVVLIDPMQGIIKTDIGIKDGRIVGIGKAGNPGIMDGVTPNLIVGAGTDVRAGEGLIATAGGLDCHVHFDSAGLCAEALSSGLTTMLGGGLGPVTVGICSSGAYNVGLMLKAAEAFPINFGFLGKGSSSLPASLNEQLENGAFGLKIHEDWGAMPALIDTCLSVADNYDCQVQIHTDTLNESGYVEDTLAAIRGRTIHMYHTEGAGGGHAPDIIKVASYSHCLPSSTNPTNPYTVNTFDEHLDMVMVCHHLNPRVPEDVAFAESRIRAETIAAEDILHDMGAISMLGSDSQGMGRIGEVIRRTWQLASKMKDQRGSLPEDSDRHDNHRVLRYLAKYTINPARTCGISDYVGSIEPGKLADIVLWQPGFFGVRPELVIKGGFIAWSPMGESNASLMTCEPILYRPQWGSYGAASAATSTCFVTEAAIANGLADRLSL, encoded by the coding sequence ATGGAGATTAGTCGCGAACGCTATGCAGAACTCTTTGGCCCCACCACGGGCGATCGCATTCGCTTGGGCGACACCTCTCTGATCGTAGAAGTGGAGCGAGATACCACAGTCTACGGTGATGAATGTGTTTTTGGCGGTGGCAAAACCCTGCGAGACGGTCTGGGTATGGCTCCTGGAGTTACCTCGGCCCAGGGCGCGCTGGATTTGGTGATCACGAATGTGGTGCTAATCGATCCAATGCAGGGGATTATTAAAACCGACATTGGCATCAAAGATGGCCGGATTGTCGGCATTGGTAAAGCTGGAAATCCTGGCATTATGGACGGTGTGACGCCTAATTTAATCGTGGGTGCTGGCACCGACGTGCGGGCCGGCGAGGGACTAATTGCCACCGCCGGGGGACTGGATTGCCACGTCCACTTTGATAGTGCCGGTCTCTGTGCTGAGGCCTTGTCCAGTGGACTCACCACCATGCTAGGGGGTGGACTTGGGCCCGTTACCGTCGGTATCTGTTCCAGCGGCGCTTACAACGTGGGGCTGATGCTGAAAGCGGCGGAGGCATTTCCCATTAACTTTGGCTTTTTAGGCAAAGGCAGTTCTAGTCTACCGGCTAGCTTGAATGAACAACTGGAAAACGGTGCTTTTGGCCTCAAGATCCATGAAGATTGGGGAGCCATGCCCGCCCTGATTGATACCTGTCTATCGGTCGCCGACAACTACGATTGCCAGGTGCAAATTCACACCGATACGCTCAACGAGTCGGGCTATGTGGAAGATACCCTAGCGGCGATTCGCGGTCGCACCATCCACATGTATCACACTGAGGGAGCTGGCGGCGGTCACGCTCCCGATATTATCAAGGTGGCATCCTATTCCCACTGTCTTCCGTCGTCTACCAATCCCACCAATCCCTACACGGTCAACACCTTTGATGAACATCTAGATATGGTGATGGTCTGTCACCATCTCAATCCACGAGTTCCAGAAGATGTGGCTTTTGCCGAGTCTCGAATTCGGGCAGAAACCATCGCGGCTGAAGATATTCTCCACGATATGGGGGCCATCAGTATGCTGGGGTCGGATAGTCAAGGCATGGGGCGGATCGGTGAGGTGATTCGCCGCACATGGCAATTGGCCTCAAAGATGAAGGATCAGCGCGGCTCTCTGCCGGAAGATAGCGATCGCCACGATAATCATCGAGTGTTGCGTTATTTAGCGAAATATACGATTAATCCGGCCCGCACCTGTGGCATCAGCGATTACGTCGGTTCCATTGAACCCGGTAAGTTAGCTGATATTGTACTTTGGCAGCCCGGCTTTTTTGGCGTGCGCCCAGAATTGGTGATCAAAGGTGGATTTATTGCCTGGTCGCCCATGGGGGAATCCAATGCCTCTCTGATGACCTGTGAACCGATTCTCTATCGTCCTCAATGGGGCAGCTACGGGGCGGCCAGTGCGGCCACCTCTACCTGCTTTGTCACCGAGGCAGCGATCGCCAATGGTTTAGCCGATCGCCTAAGTTTA